Genomic window (Nitrospirales bacterium LBB_01):
AACCACATACTTAATGTAAAACATATCTATGCCAGGTACTTATGTGCCAACAGAGTATTTGCCGGTGCTTGTTTTCCTTATCGTAGCGCTGGGGTTTGGTTTAGGGTCGCTGCTTTTTGGGTTTTTGTTGCGCCCGAGGAGGCCTTATGCCGAAAAACTCTCCCCTTACGAATCCGGTATGCTGCCTGAGGGTGAACCCAGACAGAAATTCACTGTCAGATACTACATCATAGCCATACTGTTTGTCGTGTTTGACGTTGAGGCTGTGTTTATGTACCCGTGGGCTGTAGCGTTCAATAAAATAGGGCTGTACGCATTTGTTGAGATGATGCTCTTTATACTGATTCTTGCTGTGGGTTACATATACGCTTGGAGAAAGGACGCCTTTGTCTGGGATTAATTTATTTATGGAGTTTAGAAGGATAGGACAATGATAGATACCTCGCTTGGCTTAATTGATGTAGAGGAGGGAATTAAAATAATTCCCGGCGCTAACACAATAATTACCTCACTGGATAAGTTGATAAACTGGGGACGGCTGTCCTCGCTGTGGCCTGTGACCTTTGGGCTTGCCTGCTGCGCCATTGAGATGATGGCTACAGGGTCAAGCCACTACGACCTGGACAGGCTTGGAATTATATTTCGCGGCTCACCGCGTCAGTCCGACTGTATAATCATAGCCGGCACTGTCACAAAGAAAATGGCGCCGGTTGTCAGAAAAGTCTATGATCAGATTCCTGAACCACGTTACGTTATAGCTATGGGCAGCTGTGCTTGCACGGGAAATGTTTACAGGTCATATTCGGTAGTGCAGGGTTGCGATACTTTTTTACCGGTTGACGTCTATATCCCCGGCTGTCCGCCAAGACCAGAGGCTCTCCTTGACGGAATTATCAAGCTACAGAATAAGATGGCAACAGAGAGAATGAGATGGAGCCCGCTGAAATAGCCGCTAAAATTAAGGAATCCTATCCTGACGATGTTGTCAGCATAAGGGATTTCAGAGGGCAGTGTGCTATTGTTGTCAAAAAAGACAATATACTAAAAATCCTGACAGAGTTACATAACGACCCGCAATTTAATTTTGACTTTTTGAAAGACCTATGCGGAGTTGACTACTTAAGCAAGAAAATCCCTCGTTTTGAGGTAATTTACCAGCTTTATTCAATATCGCACCGACATATGATTCGCATTGCTGCACAGGTACTGGAGAAATCCCCATCACTGGAAAGTTGTGCCGGTATATGGAAAACCGCCAATTGGCACGAACGGGAGTGTTACGATATGTACGGGATTGTGTTTGAAAACCACCCTGACCTTAGACGTGTGCTGATGCCAGAGGACTGGGAGGGTTATCCGCTCAGAAAGGACTACCCTCTTGAGGGCCCTGAGGAGGAGTGGCGCGGCTTTAGAGAGGTACTACAAAAACATGAGGAATATAAAAAGTACGAATGGAACCGCTAAAGGATTTAAATACAAGAGAGTTGGTGCTGAACATGGGACCCCAGCACCCATCAACTCACGGAGTGCTCAGGCTTAAGCTGGAACTGGACGGAGAGACCATAAAAAAGTGCACTCCTTATGTTGGATACCTTCACAGGGGAACCGAGAAACTGGCAGAAGGGATGACCTACATGCAGTGCATGCCGCTTACGGACAGACTTGACTATATATCCTCAATGACAAATAACGTGGGGTATTGTCTTGCAGTTGAGCGGCTTTTTGGAATAGAAGCTCCTATCAGAGCAAAATACATTCGCACCATAGTTTCTGAAGTATCAAGGATTTCAAGCCATCTGCTGTGGCTTGCCACTCACGCCCTTGACATTGGAGCCATGACCGTATTTCTCTATGCTTTCCGAGAGAGGGAGTTCATAATGGATTTGTTTGAGATGCTTTGCGGGGCGCGCCTTACAGTAAGCTACCCGCGAATTGGCGGCGTAAAAAACGACGTTACTCAGGAGTTTATAGATAAGCTGTATGATTTCCTGCTGGATTTCCCCTCTAAAATAGAACAGTATGAAACCCTTATTAATGTAAATAGAATATGGCTGCAACGAACCGTTGGAGTGGGGATAATATCGGCGGCGGATGCTATAAATTGGGGACTTTCCGGCGCAACCCTCAGAGGCTCCGGCGTAAATTACGACATCCGCAAGCATTTCCCCTATGATGCCTATTATCAGGTTGAGTTTGCCGTACCGATAGGGAAAAACGGCGATGTTTACGATAGATACCTCTGCCGGATGGAGGAGATGAGACAATCAGTATCAATACTTAAGCAGTGTGTGGAAAAGCTGCCTACTGGGCCGATAATGGCTCCCGATGCGCCTAAGTTTACACTGCCTCCAAAAGACAGAGTGCTAAGCGAGATGGAATCCCTAATTCATCAGTTTACTTTAATTACAAAAGGCCCTATGACAGCGCCTAAGGGCGAGATATATGTTGCCACAGAGGCGCCAAAAGGGGAGCTTGGCTT
Coding sequences:
- a CDS encoding NADH-quinone oxidoreductase subunit C — protein: MEPAEIAAKIKESYPDDVVSIRDFRGQCAIVVKKDNILKILTELHNDPQFNFDFLKDLCGVDYLSKKIPRFEVIYQLYSISHRHMIRIAAQVLEKSPSLESCAGIWKTANWHERECYDMYGIVFENHPDLRRVLMPEDWEGYPLRKDYPLEGPEEEWRGFREVLQKHEEYKKYEWNR
- a CDS encoding NADH-quinone oxidoreductase subunit B; the encoded protein is MIDTSLGLIDVEEGIKIIPGANTIITSLDKLINWGRLSSLWPVTFGLACCAIEMMATGSSHYDLDRLGIIFRGSPRQSDCIIIAGTVTKKMAPVVRKVYDQIPEPRYVIAMGSCACTGNVYRSYSVVQGCDTFLPVDVYIPGCPPRPEALLDGIIKLQNKMATERMRWSPLK
- the ndhC gene encoding NAD(P)H-quinone oxidoreductase subunit 3 gives rise to the protein MPGTYVPTEYLPVLVFLIVALGFGLGSLLFGFLLRPRRPYAEKLSPYESGMLPEGEPRQKFTVRYYIIAILFVVFDVEAVFMYPWAVAFNKIGLYAFVEMMLFILILAVGYIYAWRKDAFVWD
- the nuoD gene encoding NADH dehydrogenase (quinone) subunit D translates to MEPLKDLNTRELVLNMGPQHPSTHGVLRLKLELDGETIKKCTPYVGYLHRGTEKLAEGMTYMQCMPLTDRLDYISSMTNNVGYCLAVERLFGIEAPIRAKYIRTIVSEVSRISSHLLWLATHALDIGAMTVFLYAFREREFIMDLFEMLCGARLTVSYPRIGGVKNDVTQEFIDKLYDFLLDFPSKIEQYETLINVNRIWLQRTVGVGIISAADAINWGLSGATLRGSGVNYDIRKHFPYDAYYQVEFAVPIGKNGDVYDRYLCRMEEMRQSVSILKQCVEKLPTGPIMAPDAPKFTLPPKDRVLSEMESLIHQFTLITKGPMTAPKGEIYVATEAPKGELGFFIVSDGTGRPFRMRIRAPSFVHVSALPSLCEGGLIADAIANIGSIDVVLGECDR